The Oceanispirochaeta sp. genome window below encodes:
- a CDS encoding Gfo/Idh/MocA family oxidoreductase has protein sequence MIKWGMIGAGDVCERKSGPPLYLLDNSELILVHRRNKEAGEDFIERHGHGRYVSSLDELISSPDINAIYVASPHPLHREHTMMALEAGKHVLVEKPMSIDSKGCDSMIAAADKSDRCLGVAYYRRGYPSIRYIADKLREGVIGTPEALYFCNEFPTSHRLDLVHYFFGEIASAGIGGSTDDPFLPARRIPYIEAVTHSGVTVRMAMGWLETGMPESLIIQGSKGRIYLHDLKAGLMIFQVDGQERSVHVGGLR, from the coding sequence GAGCGGAAATCCGGACCGCCTTTGTACTTACTGGATAATTCAGAACTGATTCTGGTTCATAGAAGAAATAAAGAAGCTGGTGAGGACTTTATAGAGCGGCATGGTCATGGCCGTTATGTCTCTTCCTTAGATGAATTGATTTCTTCACCTGATATTAATGCCATATATGTAGCGAGTCCCCACCCTCTACACCGGGAACATACGATGATGGCCCTGGAAGCTGGTAAGCATGTTCTTGTTGAAAAGCCCATGTCTATCGACAGTAAAGGATGTGATTCCATGATTGCCGCTGCGGATAAATCAGACCGCTGTCTGGGAGTGGCATACTATAGACGGGGCTATCCATCGATCCGTTACATTGCCGATAAGCTCAGAGAAGGGGTTATCGGGACACCTGAAGCTCTTTATTTTTGCAATGAATTTCCGACTTCCCACCGCCTTGACCTGGTGCATTATTTTTTTGGAGAGATAGCCAGTGCCGGAATCGGCGGCAGCACAGATGATCCCTTCCTTCCGGCGCGGAGGATTCCCTATATTGAAGCTGTGACTCATTCTGGTGTTACTGTCCGTATGGCCATGGGCTGGCTGGAGACAGGTATGCCCGAAAGCCTGATCATTCAGGGGAGTAAGGGAAGGATTTACCTCCATGATTTAAAAGCGGGACTGATGATTTTTCAGGTAGATGGTCAAGAGCGCTCTGTTCATGTCGGCGGGCTACGC